From one Tsukamurella tyrosinosolvens genomic stretch:
- a CDS encoding ImmA/IrrE family metallo-endopeptidase, producing MRRGFKTEAKRLALELRSEIGLDAHVPFEPYAFAAEYGIPVVQLSDLEGEARSHFLRADGSVLSGALIPHGTGLIILENDAQPLARRRTTMCHELAHVVLEHQFGVSLSDERRCGLGGDQEAEADWLSGEMLIPTDGAFRLARANATDEAAAVEYDVSLAVARWRMNHSGARKVIERSRAKWARSTS from the coding sequence GTGCGGCGAGGATTCAAGACCGAGGCGAAACGCCTCGCGCTGGAGCTACGATCTGAAATCGGCCTCGATGCGCACGTGCCCTTCGAGCCCTACGCGTTCGCCGCGGAGTACGGAATTCCAGTCGTCCAGCTCAGCGACCTCGAAGGTGAAGCCCGCTCCCACTTTCTGAGGGCTGACGGGAGTGTCCTATCGGGAGCGTTAATCCCGCACGGAACAGGCTTGATCATCCTGGAGAACGATGCTCAACCGCTGGCCCGCAGGCGCACCACCATGTGTCACGAACTCGCCCACGTCGTCCTTGAGCATCAGTTTGGTGTATCCCTCTCAGACGAGAGGAGGTGTGGGCTCGGCGGCGATCAAGAAGCAGAAGCCGACTGGCTGTCCGGCGAGATGCTGATTCCCACCGATGGAGCCTTCCGACTCGCCCGAGCAAACGCCACCGATGAGGCTGCGGCAGTCGAATACGACGTCAGCCTGGCTGTCGCCCGCTGGCGGATGAATCACAGCGGAGCTCGCAAGGTCATCGAGCGATCGCGGGCCAAATGGGCCAGGAGCACGAGCTGA
- a CDS encoding fumarate reductase/succinate dehydrogenase flavoprotein subunit has translation MDIPEIADRTRLTCDVLVIGGGTAGTMAALTAAEAGADVLLLDKSHVRHSGALAMGMDGVNNAVIPGKAEPEDYVAEITRANDGIVNQNTVYQTATRGFAMIQRLERYGVKFEKDEYGEYAVRRVHRSGSYVLPMPEGKDVKKALYRVLRQKKMRERIRIENRVMPVRVLTTGSGTERRAVGAVAFNTRTGEFVEIRAGAVVLATGPCGRLGLPASGYLYGTYENPANAGDGYAMAYHAGAELSGIECFQINPLIKDYNGPACAYVANPFGGYQVNALGERFVDSDYWSGQMIAEVRSEIHSARGPIYLKVSHLPEETLGELESILHTTERPTRGTFHANRGHDYRTHDIEMHVSEIGLCGGHSASGVWVDENARTTVPGLYAAGDLACVPHNYMIGAFVFGELAGADAVRHARTVAAGGDGLDEQISAAHELIYGPARRPDGPPQPQVEYKLRRFVNDYIAPPKTAPKLTIAIETFERMRGEVGGLGARTPHELMRCVEVSFIRDCAEMAAKASLARTESRWGLYHDRPDLPERDDERWGRHLNLRVGADGEMEFLTRPVAPYLVAVDEFDHIPGSATAVEVLGPLAVAPIGAIPAAAERPAVVPAVSPRLRELLALDGPSVAELSRFLSDPDTTVRRNAVTFLVEGAPDGFLAPLAAALGDGDAAVRRAAAAGLIELVEVLPSADGLADYLGSADAVVRAAIGNLLRSLKAGTPAQFAALSTDPDHRVRVVGVSGLVAHDDWEALARAITDGNREVRIAAATGLATVGRGGVDAVRALAADHDPLVRAAALEAVGALGDATDVDLLDAGLADRAWQVRQGAARGAVALGPDGAVAALESALADPHLDVRKAAVVTLRTWPGVPAVAVALTAALDDSDADVRAHARLALAAG, from the coding sequence ATGGACATCCCCGAGATCGCCGACCGCACCCGCCTGACCTGCGACGTGCTCGTGATCGGCGGCGGCACCGCCGGCACGATGGCGGCGCTCACCGCGGCCGAGGCGGGCGCCGACGTGCTGCTGCTCGACAAGTCGCACGTGCGGCACTCGGGCGCGCTCGCGATGGGCATGGACGGCGTGAACAACGCCGTCATCCCCGGCAAGGCCGAGCCCGAGGACTACGTCGCCGAGATCACCCGCGCCAACGACGGCATCGTCAACCAGAACACCGTCTACCAGACGGCGACCCGTGGCTTCGCGATGATCCAGCGCCTCGAGCGGTACGGCGTGAAGTTCGAGAAGGACGAGTACGGCGAGTACGCCGTGCGCCGCGTGCACCGCTCCGGCTCGTACGTGCTGCCGATGCCCGAGGGCAAGGACGTGAAGAAGGCGCTGTACCGGGTGCTGCGGCAGAAGAAGATGCGCGAGCGCATCCGGATCGAGAACCGCGTGATGCCGGTGCGGGTGCTGACCACCGGCAGCGGGACCGAGCGGCGGGCCGTGGGCGCGGTCGCCTTCAACACGCGGACGGGGGAATTCGTCGAGATCCGCGCCGGCGCCGTGGTGCTGGCGACGGGGCCGTGCGGCCGCCTCGGCCTGCCCGCGTCGGGGTACCTCTACGGCACCTACGAGAACCCGGCGAACGCCGGCGACGGCTACGCGATGGCCTATCACGCGGGCGCCGAGCTCAGCGGCATCGAGTGCTTCCAGATCAATCCGCTGATCAAGGACTACAACGGGCCCGCGTGCGCCTACGTGGCGAACCCGTTCGGCGGCTACCAGGTGAACGCGCTCGGCGAGCGGTTCGTGGACTCGGACTACTGGTCCGGGCAGATGATCGCCGAGGTGCGCTCCGAGATCCATTCCGCGCGCGGGCCGATCTACCTCAAGGTCTCGCACCTGCCGGAGGAGACGCTCGGCGAGTTGGAGTCGATCCTGCACACCACCGAGCGCCCGACGCGCGGCACCTTCCACGCGAACCGCGGCCACGACTACCGCACCCACGACATCGAGATGCACGTCTCCGAGATCGGCCTGTGCGGCGGGCATTCCGCGTCCGGCGTGTGGGTCGACGAGAACGCCCGCACTACCGTGCCCGGCCTGTACGCGGCGGGCGACCTGGCATGCGTGCCGCACAACTACATGATCGGCGCGTTCGTCTTCGGCGAGCTCGCCGGGGCGGACGCGGTGCGGCACGCGCGAACGGTGGCGGCGGGCGGCGACGGCCTGGACGAGCAGATCTCCGCGGCGCACGAGCTGATCTACGGCCCGGCGCGCAGGCCCGACGGTCCGCCGCAGCCCCAGGTCGAGTACAAGCTGCGGCGCTTCGTGAACGACTACATCGCGCCGCCGAAGACGGCGCCGAAGCTGACCATCGCGATCGAGACCTTCGAGCGGATGCGCGGCGAGGTGGGCGGCCTCGGGGCGCGGACGCCGCACGAGCTGATGCGGTGCGTGGAGGTCTCCTTCATCCGCGACTGCGCGGAGATGGCGGCGAAGGCCTCACTCGCGCGCACCGAATCCCGCTGGGGGCTCTACCACGACCGCCCGGACCTGCCGGAGCGCGACGACGAGCGGTGGGGCCGGCACCTGAACCTGAGGGTGGGCGCCGACGGCGAGATGGAGTTCCTGACCCGGCCGGTGGCCCCGTACCTGGTGGCCGTGGACGAGTTCGACCACATCCCGGGGTCCGCGACGGCGGTCGAGGTGCTGGGTCCGCTGGCGGTGGCGCCGATCGGCGCGATCCCCGCCGCGGCCGAGCGGCCCGCCGTCGTGCCTGCGGTCTCGCCGCGGTTGCGCGAGCTGCTGGCGCTGGACGGCCCCTCCGTGGCGGAGCTCTCTCGTTTTCTGTCCGATCCGGACACGACGGTGCGGCGGAACGCCGTCACCTTCCTCGTCGAGGGCGCGCCGGACGGCTTCCTGGCGCCCCTCGCCGCCGCGCTCGGCGACGGGGACGCGGCGGTCCGGCGCGCGGCCGCCGCCGGGCTGATCGAGCTGGTGGAGGTGCTGCCGTCGGCGGACGGGCTGGCCGACTACCTCGGCTCCGCGGACGCCGTGGTGCGGGCGGCCATCGGGAATCTGCTGCGCTCGCTCAAGGCGGGGACGCCGGCGCAGTTCGCCGCGCTGAGCACCGACCCGGATCACCGCGTGCGGGTCGTGGGCGTGAGCGGCCTGGTCGCGCACGACGACTGGGAGGCGCTCGCGCGGGCGATCACCGACGGGAACCGGGAAGTGCGGATCGCGGCGGCCACGGGACTCGCCACGGTGGGCCGCGGCGGCGTCGACGCGGTGCGCGCCCTGGCCGCCGACCACGACCCGCTGGTCCGAGCGGCGGCCCTGGAGGCGGTCGGCGCCCTGGGCGATGCGACCGACGTGGACCTGCTCGATGCCGGCCTCGCCGATCGCGCGTGGCAGGTGCGGCAGGGGGCGGCGCGGGGCGCGGTCGCCCTGGGGCCCGACGGTGCCGTCGCCGCGCTCGAATCCGCCCTCGCCGACCCTCATCTGGACGTGCGCAAGGCAGCCGTCGTGACGCTGCGGACGTGGCCCGGGGTACCGGCGGTCGCCGTCGCGCTCACCGCCGCGCTGGACGACTCCGACGCCGACGTCCGCGCCCACGCGCGGCTGGCGCTCGCCGCGGGGTGA
- a CDS encoding nucleotidyltransferase domain-containing protein → MAHLRQQFKDALSSIEPGDDKVNAPEAHRLVRDALEADAKLAEYGVNPVLIGSYKRNVSIKRVKDVDVFVRLPDVPSDVTSKDILDRFFAVLHAEFGTDPDGHRRTKRQDRSLQVSFPEYDLYVDAVPARPHWDGDTWEIPQKGDMDTWVRTNPETLTSLSSEMNAAHDAYYVPTVKLLRQTRRSLLGAKKPGGFFIEVATYQAFASGLVSGNDHVEYYVSALEEVSQTIDGFVSYGIGVNDPTLAGHTISIRATSEELDAARTRFADAAESARGALKEEDEGKAALIFQELLGENGDGERVFQMPRGFNDDGSKRVSAISAGARVVPAGTRTFG, encoded by the coding sequence ATGGCTCACCTCAGACAGCAGTTCAAGGATGCGCTGAGCTCTATCGAGCCCGGCGACGACAAAGTCAATGCCCCCGAAGCGCATCGGCTAGTGCGCGACGCACTCGAAGCCGACGCGAAGCTCGCCGAGTACGGCGTGAATCCCGTGCTGATCGGCTCCTACAAGCGCAACGTATCCATCAAGCGCGTCAAGGACGTCGACGTGTTCGTGCGACTCCCGGATGTCCCTAGCGATGTCACATCGAAGGACATCCTCGACCGGTTCTTCGCCGTGCTTCATGCCGAGTTCGGCACGGACCCCGATGGGCATCGCAGGACAAAGCGCCAGGACCGAAGCCTTCAGGTGTCGTTCCCCGAGTACGACCTATATGTCGATGCCGTCCCTGCGCGTCCGCACTGGGACGGAGACACTTGGGAGATCCCGCAGAAGGGTGACATGGACACATGGGTGCGTACTAATCCCGAGACCCTGACCTCCCTGTCGAGCGAGATGAACGCAGCCCACGACGCCTACTACGTCCCGACGGTCAAGCTGTTGCGTCAGACCCGCCGCTCCCTCCTCGGCGCGAAGAAGCCAGGCGGGTTCTTCATCGAGGTGGCGACATATCAAGCGTTCGCCTCCGGTCTGGTGTCGGGCAACGATCACGTCGAGTACTACGTGTCCGCTCTCGAAGAGGTCAGCCAGACTATCGACGGCTTCGTCAGCTACGGCATCGGCGTGAATGACCCCACCTTGGCTGGGCACACGATCAGCATCCGCGCAACCAGCGAAGAGCTCGATGCGGCCCGGACCCGCTTCGCTGACGCCGCGGAGTCTGCGCGCGGTGCGCTCAAGGAGGAGGATGAGGGCAAGGCGGCGCTGATCTTTCAGGAGCTGTTGGGCGAGAACGGAGATGGCGAGAGGGTGTTCCAGATGCCGCGTGGATTCAACGATGATGGCTCGAAGCGCGTGTCGGCGATTTCGGCGGGGGCGCGGGTGGTCCCGGCAGGAACGAGGACTTTCGGGTGA
- a CDS encoding XRE family transcriptional regulator: MAKTTINTAALYAALDAARQERQLSWRSLAGEVGVSPSLLSRLGNGLKPDTDGFATIIAWLRLPAEDFFEHEGRSTVDDGREPDLMAQLAPLLRARKDLSETDIKYLQQVIGATVERARAQG, from the coding sequence ATGGCCAAGACTACGATCAACACGGCCGCGCTTTACGCTGCGCTGGATGCCGCCCGTCAGGAGCGTCAACTCTCTTGGCGCTCGTTGGCGGGCGAGGTCGGCGTGAGTCCTTCACTGCTCTCGCGGCTCGGTAACGGCCTAAAACCCGACACTGACGGGTTCGCCACGATCATCGCGTGGCTCCGGCTCCCCGCTGAAGACTTTTTCGAGCACGAGGGGCGAAGCACCGTCGATGACGGCCGAGAACCTGACCTCATGGCCCAACTTGCGCCGCTCTTGCGCGCACGCAAGGACCTCAGCGAGACCGACATCAAGTACCTGCAACAAGTGATCGGCGCAACCGTCGAACGTGCACGAGCGCAAGGATGA
- a CDS encoding helix-turn-helix domain-containing protein yields the protein MAFGERLRDLRHERGWSSQEAFARHVGLDRTYISGLERSRRNPTLDVIVKLAHALDVKPADLLATIE from the coding sequence ATCGCCTTCGGCGAGCGCCTCCGCGATCTGCGCCACGAGCGCGGATGGTCATCCCAGGAAGCCTTCGCGCGCCACGTCGGGCTCGACCGTACCTACATCAGCGGCCTGGAACGATCACGCCGGAACCCCACCCTCGACGTCATCGTCAAGCTCGCCCACGCTCTCGACGTGAAGCCAGCCGACCTTCTCGCGACGATCGAGTGA